A region of Pseudomonas marginalis DNA encodes the following proteins:
- a CDS encoding GNAT family N-acetyltransferase has translation MSQIEIRPVTATDHAAWLPLWQAYLTFYNTELPDAVSQSTWQRLIDAHEPTHSALAWQDGKAVGMVNFIYHRSNWSIENSCYLQDLLVDPVQRGTGVGRKLIEFVYATAKADGCCKVHWLTHETNTTAIQLYERIAERPGFIQFRKGL, from the coding sequence ATGAGCCAGATCGAGATCCGCCCGGTCACCGCAACCGACCACGCCGCCTGGCTTCCGCTGTGGCAAGCGTACTTGACGTTCTACAACACCGAACTGCCGGACGCCGTCAGCCAAAGCACCTGGCAGCGTCTGATCGATGCCCATGAGCCGACCCACTCCGCGCTGGCCTGGCAGGATGGCAAGGCGGTGGGCATGGTCAACTTCATCTACCATCGTTCCAACTGGAGCATCGAGAACTCCTGCTACCTGCAGGACCTGCTGGTGGACCCGGTCCAGCGCGGCACCGGTGTCGGCCGTAAACTGATCGAGTTCGTCTACGCCACTGCCAAGGCCGACGGCTGTTGCAAGGTGCACTGGCTGACCCACGAGACCAATACCACCGCGATCCAGCTCTACGAGCGCATCGCCGAACGCCCTGGCTTCATTCAATTTCGCAAAGGTCTTTAA
- a CDS encoding polyamine ABC transporter substrate-binding protein, translating to MNLFKSLVLCAAVLSTAAHAEEKNLRVYNWFDYITPKALEDFKAQNPSIKLVYDIFDTNEALEAKLLTGNSGYDVVVPSNVFLAKQIEAGVFQALDRSQLPNWNHLDPKLMKLIEANDPGNKFAVPYMYGTILIGFNPDKVKAALGADAPVDSWDLIFKEENISKLKQCGVALLDSPSEILPLALQHLGLDPNSNNPKDYEKAEALLLKIRPYITYFHSSKYMADIANGDICVAVGYSGSFSQAANRAKEARNGVIVDMRLPKEGAPIWFDMLAIPKGAKNPQDAYTFINYLLQPHVIAPISDFVGYPNPNKDATGQVDPAIRNNPNLYPTEAAMATLYTLKPLGRDAERARTRAWSRIKSGT from the coding sequence ATGAATCTGTTCAAGTCGCTTGTGCTCTGCGCCGCCGTATTAAGCACCGCCGCGCACGCTGAAGAAAAAAACCTGCGGGTCTACAACTGGTTCGACTACATCACCCCCAAGGCCCTGGAAGACTTCAAGGCCCAAAACCCGTCGATCAAACTGGTCTACGACATCTTCGACACCAACGAAGCCCTGGAAGCCAAGCTACTCACCGGTAATTCCGGCTATGACGTGGTGGTGCCGTCCAACGTGTTCCTGGCCAAACAGATCGAGGCCGGTGTGTTCCAGGCCCTGGACCGCAGCCAGTTGCCGAACTGGAACCACCTCGATCCCAAGTTGATGAAGCTGATCGAGGCCAACGACCCGGGCAACAAATTCGCCGTGCCCTACATGTACGGCACCATCCTGATTGGTTTCAATCCCGACAAGGTCAAGGCCGCGCTGGGCGCAGATGCACCGGTGGACAGCTGGGACCTGATCTTCAAGGAGGAGAACATCAGCAAGCTCAAGCAATGCGGCGTGGCACTGCTGGATTCACCCTCGGAGATCCTGCCCCTGGCCTTGCAGCACCTGGGCCTGGACCCCAACAGCAACAACCCCAAGGACTATGAAAAAGCCGAAGCCTTGCTGCTGAAGATCCGCCCGTACATCACCTACTTCCACTCCTCCAAGTACATGGCCGATATCGCCAACGGCGACATCTGCGTCGCCGTCGGCTACTCCGGCAGCTTCTCCCAGGCCGCCAACCGCGCCAAGGAGGCCAGGAACGGCGTGATCGTAGACATGCGCCTGCCCAAGGAAGGCGCGCCGATCTGGTTCGACATGCTCGCCATTCCCAAGGGCGCGAAGAACCCCCAGGACGCCTACACCTTCATCAACTACCTGCTGCAACCGCACGTCATTGCGCCGATCAGTGATTTTGTCGGCTACCCCAATCCCAACAAAGACGCTACCGGGCAGGTGGACCCGGCGATCCGCAACAATCCCAACCTGTACCCCACCGAAGCCGCGATGGCCACGCTCTATACCTTGAAACCTCTGGGACGTGACGCCGAACGCGCCAGGACCCGCGCCTGGTCCAGGATCAAGTCCGGGACCTGA
- a CDS encoding FMN-binding negative transcriptional regulator: MYTPRAFALDDLPEIQQLIQHTRLAQLVTFGKQGLQASHLPLLLNPDEGPNGTLYGHLAKANRQWQDLQDGSEALVIFAGAEAYVSPGFYPAKAEHGKVVPTWNYIAVHAYGKAEVFTDAERLLGVVSALTDRHEGNRAQPWKVSDAPADYIDGMLKAIVGFSLPIERLIGKRKLSQNRSAADIAGVRDGLAASADIRDQTLARFIPQGVSE, translated from the coding sequence ATGTACACACCACGCGCTTTTGCCCTCGACGACTTGCCCGAAATACAGCAACTGATCCAGCACACACGCCTGGCGCAGTTGGTCACCTTTGGCAAGCAAGGCCTGCAGGCCAGCCACTTGCCGCTGCTGCTCAATCCCGACGAAGGCCCCAACGGCACGCTGTACGGGCACCTGGCCAAGGCCAATCGGCAGTGGCAAGACCTGCAAGACGGCAGCGAGGCTTTGGTGATCTTTGCCGGCGCCGAGGCCTATGTCAGCCCGGGGTTTTACCCGGCCAAGGCTGAGCACGGCAAAGTGGTGCCCACCTGGAATTACATCGCGGTGCATGCCTATGGCAAGGCCGAGGTGTTTACCGATGCCGAGCGCCTGCTAGGCGTGGTCAGCGCACTCACTGACCGCCACGAGGGCAATCGCGCCCAGCCCTGGAAAGTCAGCGACGCCCCGGCTGATTACATTGACGGCATGCTCAAGGCCATCGTCGGCTTCAGCCTGCCGATCGAACGCCTGATCGGCAAACGCAAACTCAGCCAGAACCGCAGCGCGGCGGACATCGCCGGCGTGCGCGACGGCCTGGCCGCCAGCGCCGATATACGCGACCAGACCCTCGCGCGCTTTATTCCCCAAGGAGTTTCAGAATGA
- a CDS encoding homocysteine S-methyltransferase family protein: MGAVSTVILDGGMGRELQRRGAPFRQPEWSALALSEAPQAVEAVHAAYIDSGANVITSNSYAVVPFHIGEARFAAEGQALAALAGELARRAVQASGKAVRVAGSLPPLFGSYRPDLFEPQRVSELLTPLVQGLAPHVDLWLAETQSSIVEARAIHAGLPKDGKPFWLSFTLKDEDTDEVPRLRSGEPVADAAEAAAQLGVQVLLFNCSQPEVIGAAIDAARQTFERLGVAIQIGAYANAFPPQPKEATANDGLDPLREDLDPPGYLQWAADWKKRGASHLGGCCGIGPEHIAVLAQKLG; encoded by the coding sequence ATGGGCGCAGTAAGCACAGTAATTCTGGACGGCGGCATGGGCCGTGAACTGCAACGCCGCGGTGCGCCCTTCAGGCAGCCGGAGTGGTCGGCGCTGGCATTGAGCGAAGCACCGCAGGCGGTGGAGGCGGTGCATGCGGCCTATATCGACAGTGGCGCCAACGTGATTACCAGCAACAGCTATGCGGTGGTGCCGTTCCATATCGGCGAGGCGCGCTTTGCTGCCGAAGGCCAGGCCCTGGCGGCGCTGGCGGGTGAATTGGCCAGACGGGCGGTGCAGGCTTCGGGCAAGGCCGTGCGCGTGGCCGGCTCGTTGCCGCCGTTGTTTGGTTCGTATCGGCCTGATCTGTTCGAGCCGCAGCGCGTGTCTGAGCTGTTGACGCCACTGGTACAGGGCCTGGCACCCCATGTCGATCTGTGGCTGGCGGAGACCCAGAGCTCAATCGTCGAAGCGCGGGCGATTCATGCGGGCCTGCCGAAGGATGGCAAGCCGTTCTGGCTGTCGTTTACCTTGAAAGACGAAGACACCGACGAAGTACCGCGCCTGCGTTCCGGCGAACCGGTGGCGGACGCGGCCGAAGCGGCGGCGCAGTTGGGTGTGCAAGTGTTACTGTTCAATTGCAGCCAGCCGGAAGTAATCGGCGCGGCGATCGATGCCGCACGCCAAACCTTCGAACGGTTGGGCGTGGCGATTCAGATCGGTGCCTACGCCAACGCCTTCCCGCCACAGCCCAAGGAAGCCACGGCCAACGACGGCCTGGACCCCTTGCGCGAGGATCTCGACCCACCGGGCTACCTGCAGTGGGCGGCGGACTGGAAAAAGCGCGGTGCCAGCCACTTGGGCGGGTGCTGCGGGATCGGGCCGGAGCACATTGCGGTGCTGGCCCAGAAGCTGGGGTAA
- a CDS encoding dermonecrotic toxin domain-containing protein, translating into MPNDSPPSNNRPPSSYELLTQLSVGPSIRDVAANLLRSSLMEQYPTLAIDPDLAMVITPHWRIVGDVIQSAPATAQSLTSVLANQALAPEPVIYIDGEHFLTLEPEAKPAVHLPVQIDAIARLINELAALIFTAFQEQQLDYWNASNGLAGPRWQTLSHSLRNVWNVTAQDGWDEHDCAMARTLFHFPDRAKRRNFDTFQTHAYLIDIDGLKNNRSTHVGLSDIAVLIGVHEQRQRVLTYSLINGYEKFESLQKLGEALPAALTQAEGEVTVQWRLYEPAGDFFDSLACNLIALQLQAIGSIGSADLEAPATAAVTGQAVARILPVIEDLSDHSLSSIRQIHEQLPDWLANASDLDVSTYSRYVIELAELHTHNHGQSFQDGIPPIRDYARQQLQNRIKAHANGASLNLDKIEISIESPVVWGTFVLPGTTDITRRSLIDLALENLTGLPTGTPSVHYNGGEGPQWLTYNYLKDVIETLDIGERYPTLIKHTLLDDPVQSRRRQTLYTSHLRVQLPLLALQWKIQGLHGIDDRGYRYIAAAVQAHVHERQVEGQEIVIRRLAFIPTLRTSQAQDGVANMFVIGPRDHTQGPCLLYRPLLEPVLIQYPSRQNLLYAIKHHRTLRDSVLAWLAEDVRFNYEQYVFPAALPSPWTVVRGLVEPQVVVQMSGPLALSNEVMGNDSLATLFRDNANAMVELATRQSVSNAQKRWASYREAGWLIFSAALPFIGRTVGIAAWIWQIMDDLQATAQAEPEPDGQVSWTAQVDLLLNLGMALVLHVALRHPPLRKTPKATLPKHEATPTQAPETRLPPERRIPVMRRPDLPDAEPPARHQGPLYNSGALQRSPTSLGATLDRFKVARPDGLGEAVKETGPHLHLCALADKWYAPVGARWFEVAVDENDNVMIVDPGRPTHVGPLLVSNLAGQWFVDTRLRLRGAGFRNRRQSARGKAPSRITDLRQKLNQFDADERRGQAEVAQAHAAIDPVPGPSSDRQRQAFLDKVDSRLADYDVPIRQLRSLNVIDSVPNYQSSMIDYLNKQLLLTRSAISERLPVFRDKLLVSVEDMEAVTALDIKQRNEIAQTMAKLNLDMINRMEYAQSRYRQLESLGIEGAKVIHTSVQALPDFKLHDLKAMQLTLSRYLCIGEGSGEAFTDARVQLNDIVDTADLTVQTWIETLVETSISDLHERIDVLNSLVDQFAIVDQRLLDLHAEHPEQVQREPLEHLRQRIDEFNQQAVHELALLIRQRKALEPKPGPSKAPPTPKRKVIKTRFNGVVVGEPREAESGLVDVKAPVTGKLIATFHEKTPGVWVERQSTPSSPREPQVIDLGSSIDAAQSLLDEEPAATVRTLDHAKKAGRIPVEIEEMFHQYAARLEHAMATIEEALTRLNLTESDRPPAAALNRRLNDAAQRLYELGTSTRISMTKQQPPTAARVEWLHSQGLVKIAKVVTRRRLKGPGKNYLDEYEVRDHQTHAVLWYAHFHYESPQTALEHYTAGHLKTRDQQKLGGAVHRTGLSDRDQIAIYRSEISPILARSLFFQA; encoded by the coding sequence ATGCCCAACGATTCACCCCCTAGCAACAATCGCCCGCCCAGCAGCTATGAGCTGCTGACGCAACTGAGCGTCGGCCCGTCGATCCGCGACGTTGCCGCCAACCTGTTGCGTTCGTCCCTCATGGAGCAATACCCGACACTCGCTATCGACCCTGACCTGGCCATGGTCATCACGCCGCACTGGCGCATCGTTGGCGATGTCATCCAATCCGCACCCGCCACCGCGCAATCGCTGACCTCGGTGCTGGCCAACCAGGCCCTGGCGCCCGAGCCGGTGATCTATATCGACGGCGAACACTTCCTCACCCTGGAGCCCGAGGCCAAGCCCGCCGTGCACCTGCCGGTGCAGATCGATGCCATTGCGCGGCTGATCAATGAGCTGGCGGCGCTGATCTTTACCGCCTTCCAGGAGCAGCAACTTGACTACTGGAACGCTTCCAACGGCCTGGCGGGCCCACGCTGGCAAACACTTTCCCATTCCCTGCGCAACGTGTGGAACGTCACCGCGCAGGACGGCTGGGATGAACACGATTGCGCCATGGCCAGGACGTTGTTCCACTTTCCGGACCGGGCCAAGCGTCGGAACTTCGACACATTCCAGACGCACGCTTACCTGATCGATATAGATGGACTTAAAAACAACCGCTCCACTCACGTCGGCCTGTCGGATATCGCGGTGCTGATCGGGGTACATGAGCAACGCCAGCGGGTCCTGACGTATTCGCTGATCAACGGCTACGAGAAATTCGAGTCACTGCAAAAGCTCGGCGAAGCCTTGCCCGCGGCACTGACTCAAGCGGAGGGGGAGGTAACCGTGCAATGGCGATTGTACGAACCCGCCGGGGATTTTTTCGACAGCCTGGCGTGCAACCTGATCGCCCTGCAATTGCAGGCCATCGGATCAATTGGCTCCGCCGACCTTGAAGCCCCCGCCACGGCTGCCGTCACCGGCCAGGCCGTCGCGCGCATCCTGCCGGTGATTGAAGACTTGAGCGATCACTCATTGTCGAGCATCCGCCAGATCCACGAGCAACTTCCCGACTGGCTTGCCAATGCCTCGGATCTGGACGTATCGACCTACAGCCGTTATGTGATCGAGCTGGCCGAACTGCATACCCACAACCACGGGCAGTCTTTCCAGGACGGTATCCCGCCGATCCGCGACTACGCCAGGCAGCAACTGCAAAACCGGATCAAGGCCCATGCAAATGGCGCGAGCCTGAACCTGGACAAGATAGAGATCAGCATCGAGAGCCCGGTGGTCTGGGGCACCTTCGTGCTGCCCGGAACCACTGACATCACCCGGCGCAGCCTGATCGACCTGGCCCTGGAAAACCTCACCGGGCTGCCCACCGGTACGCCCAGCGTGCACTACAACGGCGGCGAGGGGCCGCAATGGCTGACGTACAACTACCTCAAGGACGTGATCGAAACCCTCGACATCGGTGAACGCTACCCGACGCTGATCAAACACACCTTGCTCGACGACCCCGTTCAATCAAGGCGCCGGCAAACCCTCTACACCTCGCACTTGCGGGTGCAACTGCCACTGCTGGCCTTGCAGTGGAAGATCCAGGGCCTGCACGGCATCGATGATCGCGGTTATCGCTATATCGCTGCCGCGGTGCAGGCACACGTCCATGAACGGCAGGTCGAGGGACAAGAGATCGTCATCCGGCGCCTGGCGTTCATTCCAACCCTGCGCACCAGCCAGGCGCAGGATGGGGTGGCGAATATGTTTGTGATCGGCCCCCGCGACCACACCCAAGGCCCGTGCCTGTTGTACCGCCCACTGCTGGAGCCAGTGCTGATCCAGTACCCGTCACGGCAAAACCTGTTGTACGCCATCAAGCATCACCGCACCCTGCGCGACTCGGTACTGGCCTGGCTGGCCGAAGATGTGCGCTTCAACTACGAGCAGTATGTCTTCCCTGCCGCATTACCTTCGCCGTGGACCGTGGTGCGCGGGTTGGTGGAGCCGCAAGTGGTGGTGCAAATGAGCGGCCCCCTGGCCTTGAGCAACGAAGTGATGGGCAACGACAGCCTGGCGACGCTGTTCAGGGACAACGCCAACGCGATGGTTGAATTGGCGACGCGGCAATCGGTGTCCAACGCCCAGAAACGCTGGGCAAGCTATCGAGAAGCCGGCTGGCTGATTTTCAGCGCGGCGTTGCCATTCATAGGCCGCACCGTGGGCATCGCGGCCTGGATCTGGCAAATCATGGACGACCTGCAGGCGACCGCCCAGGCGGAGCCGGAGCCTGACGGGCAGGTGTCCTGGACAGCCCAGGTGGATCTGCTGCTCAACCTGGGCATGGCCCTGGTGCTGCACGTCGCCCTGCGCCATCCGCCGCTGCGAAAGACGCCCAAGGCCACGTTGCCGAAACATGAAGCCACCCCGACCCAAGCGCCTGAAACCAGACTGCCGCCGGAGCGCCGGATCCCCGTGATGCGCCGCCCCGACTTGCCCGACGCCGAACCGCCCGCTCGCCATCAAGGCCCGCTGTACAACAGCGGCGCACTCCAACGCTCTCCGACAAGCCTGGGGGCCACGTTGGATCGCTTCAAAGTGGCCAGGCCCGACGGGCTGGGGGAAGCCGTCAAGGAAACAGGGCCGCACCTGCATCTCTGTGCGCTTGCCGATAAATGGTACGCGCCGGTGGGCGCACGCTGGTTCGAGGTGGCGGTGGATGAAAACGACAATGTCATGATCGTCGATCCGGGCCGCCCCACTCACGTCGGCCCGCTGCTGGTGAGCAACCTGGCCGGGCAATGGTTTGTCGACACTCGCCTGCGCCTGCGCGGTGCCGGTTTCAGGAATCGCCGGCAATCGGCTCGCGGCAAGGCACCTTCGCGGATCACCGACCTCCGGCAGAAACTCAACCAATTCGATGCTGACGAACGGCGCGGGCAAGCTGAAGTCGCCCAGGCCCACGCCGCGATAGACCCGGTGCCCGGGCCCTCCTCCGATCGCCAGCGCCAGGCGTTCCTCGACAAGGTCGACAGCCGCCTGGCCGACTATGACGTGCCCATTCGCCAGTTACGTTCGCTGAATGTCATCGATTCGGTACCCAACTACCAGAGTTCGATGATCGACTACCTGAACAAACAACTGCTGCTGACCCGCTCGGCCATCTCGGAACGCTTGCCGGTCTTTCGCGACAAGTTGCTGGTGTCGGTGGAAGACATGGAAGCCGTCACCGCCCTGGACATCAAGCAGCGTAACGAGATCGCACAGACGATGGCGAAGCTGAACCTGGATATGATCAACCGCATGGAGTATGCGCAATCGCGCTATCGCCAATTGGAAAGCCTGGGCATAGAGGGTGCCAAGGTCATCCACACCAGCGTGCAGGCCCTGCCCGACTTCAAGCTGCACGACCTCAAGGCCATGCAACTCACCCTCAGCCGCTACCTGTGTATTGGCGAAGGCAGCGGGGAGGCCTTCACCGACGCCCGGGTACAACTCAATGACATCGTGGATACCGCCGATCTCACGGTGCAAACGTGGATCGAGACCCTGGTGGAAACCAGCATCAGCGACCTGCACGAGCGTATTGACGTGCTCAACAGCCTGGTCGACCAGTTCGCGATTGTCGACCAACGCCTGCTGGACCTGCACGCCGAACACCCGGAACAGGTGCAGCGAGAACCCCTGGAACACCTGCGCCAACGCATCGATGAATTCAACCAACAGGCGGTGCATGAACTGGCGCTCTTGATCAGGCAACGAAAAGCCCTGGAGCCCAAGCCTGGCCCATCAAAAGCCCCCCCGACACCCAAGCGCAAAGTCATCAAGACACGCTTTAACGGGGTGGTGGTGGGCGAGCCCCGTGAAGCCGAAAGCGGCCTGGTGGACGTCAAGGCCCCAGTGACGGGCAAACTCATCGCGACCTTTCACGAAAAAACCCCTGGGGTCTGGGTCGAACGCCAGAGCACACCCTCAAGCCCGCGTGAGCCCCAGGTGATCGACCTGGGTAGCAGCATCGACGCCGCCCAGAGCCTGCTGGATGAAGAGCCCGCCGCCACCGTGCGCACCCTGGACCACGCGAAGAAAGCCGGGCGTATTCCGGTGGAAATCGAAGAGATGTTCCACCAGTACGCCGCACGCCTTGAACACGCAATGGCCACGATCGAAGAGGCGCTCACCCGGCTCAACCTCACGGAAAGCGACCGTCCGCCCGCCGCAGCCCTGAACCGCCGGCTCAATGACGCCGCACAACGGCTATACGAACTGGGCACAAGCACCCGCATCAGCATGACCAAACAACAACCACCCACGGCGGCACGGGTGGAGTGGCTGCACAGCCAAGGCCTGGTGAAAATCGCCAAAGTGGTCACGCGGCGGCGGCTCAAGGGCCCCGGCAAAAACTACCTGGACGAATACGAGGTGCGTGATCACCAGACCCATGCGGTGCTCTGGTATGCGCACTTTCACTATGAGTCTCCCCAGACGGCGCTGGAGCACTACACCGCCGGCCACCTCAAGACCCGCGACCAGCAGAAGCTGGGGGGTGCTGTACACCGCACGGGCTTGAGCGACCGTGACCAGATCGCGATTTATCGCAGTGAAATCAGCCCGATCCTGGCCCGCTCGTTGTTTTTCCAGGCCTGA
- a CDS encoding PLP-dependent aminotransferase family protein: MSPISPPLSFNPAGIELDRRQGLTRQLYEALRQRVLDGRLASGTRLPASRDLAAALLISRNSVVRAYDQLYAEGFVEGRVGDGTYVAQLPTAKKLSTKVSTGLSTRLSPVLSTKWMDLPQDLDGEVIHRPALGRVQSNHLPQPPSGPPKAFRVGVPAFDLFPFEVWAKLNGAFWRKPDLAQLCYGDPAGDSRLRGLIAAYLRSSRGMQCTAEQIVITSGAQQAISLCAQLLVEPGDGVAVENPGYRAAGHAFALAGANLQGVPVDSDGIDCQVLNTLGDCRLAYVTPSHQYPLGVVMSLARRLELLAWAERTGGWIVEDDYDGEYRYSGAPLAPLAALDRSGRVLYVGTFGKVAFPALRLGYLVLPPGLVDAFSRRRAVDMRHSEVSTQAVMAEFMAAGHFQRHIRRMRRAALSRRNALLAGWPRGLPGVGELPVIAAGLHMTVRVDSLAREQQLLEQARAVGVEVNGLSSYWLAHSTTPADQRAGLVLGFAAVPETAVAEALATLRRAWHHD; the protein is encoded by the coding sequence ATGTCGCCCATTTCGCCGCCGCTGTCCTTCAACCCTGCCGGTATCGAGCTGGATCGTCGCCAAGGCCTGACGCGCCAGCTTTATGAAGCCCTGCGTCAGCGCGTGCTGGATGGGCGCCTGGCCAGCGGTACGCGCCTGCCCGCCAGCCGTGACCTGGCCGCTGCGCTGTTGATTTCCCGCAACAGCGTCGTGCGCGCCTACGATCAGTTGTACGCCGAGGGGTTTGTCGAAGGCCGTGTGGGTGATGGCACCTATGTCGCCCAATTGCCCACGGCAAAAAAACTATCCACAAAAGTATCCACAGGCTTATCAACAAGGTTATCCCCAGTCTTATCCACAAAGTGGATGGATTTGCCGCAAGATCTCGACGGCGAAGTTATCCACAGGCCGGCCTTGGGGCGCGTGCAAAGTAACCATTTGCCACAGCCGCCGTCGGGGCCGCCCAAGGCATTTCGCGTGGGCGTGCCAGCCTTCGATCTGTTCCCTTTCGAGGTCTGGGCCAAGCTCAACGGGGCGTTCTGGCGCAAGCCGGACCTGGCGCAGCTGTGCTATGGCGACCCGGCGGGTGACAGCCGCCTGCGCGGCCTGATCGCCGCTTACCTGCGCAGCTCACGGGGCATGCAATGTACGGCTGAGCAAATAGTGATCACCAGCGGTGCACAACAGGCAATCAGCCTTTGTGCACAGCTGCTGGTAGAGCCAGGCGATGGGGTAGCGGTGGAAAACCCGGGCTATCGGGCCGCCGGGCACGCGTTCGCACTGGCCGGTGCCAACCTGCAGGGCGTGCCGGTGGACAGCGACGGCATCGATTGCCAGGTCCTGAATACCTTGGGTGATTGCCGCCTGGCCTATGTCACGCCCTCCCACCAATATCCGCTGGGCGTGGTGATGAGCCTGGCGCGGCGCCTGGAGTTGCTGGCCTGGGCCGAGCGCACCGGCGGTTGGATCGTGGAGGACGACTATGACGGCGAATACCGCTACAGCGGCGCACCCCTGGCGCCGCTGGCCGCGCTGGACCGCAGCGGCCGCGTGCTGTACGTCGGTACCTTCGGCAAAGTCGCATTCCCGGCCTTGCGCCTGGGCTATCTGGTATTGCCGCCAGGCCTGGTTGATGCTTTCTCACGGCGCCGTGCGGTGGATATGCGCCACTCGGAAGTCAGTACCCAGGCGGTGATGGCCGAGTTTATGGCGGCCGGGCACTTCCAGCGGCATATCCGCCGGATGCGGCGCGCGGCATTGAGCCGGCGCAATGCCTTGCTCGCCGGGTGGCCGCGTGGTCTGCCGGGGGTGGGCGAGTTGCCCGTTATCGCTGCAGGGCTGCACATGACCGTGCGCGTGGACAGCCTGGCCCGCGAGCAACAGCTGCTTGAGCAGGCCCGTGCCGTGGGCGTCGAAGTCAATGGTTTAAGCAGTTACTGGCTGGCGCACTCCACCACTCCGGCAGACCAGCGCGCCGGCCTGGTGCTGGGGTTTGCCGCCGTACCCGAGACGGCTGTTGCCGAGGCCCTGGCAACGTTGCGCAGGGCCTGGCATCACGATTGA
- a CDS encoding GNAT family N-acetyltransferase, producing MSTSLADWKGAPAPTAQLLEGRFIRLEKLDPARHAAQLWQALEGPGADPKLWDYLPYGPFAERAAFDAWLNNHAANSDPYFFSVVDRASGQVQGILSLMSIVPAQGRIEIGHVTFGAPMQRSPKSTEAVYLLAKYAFEQGYRRLEWKCNNGNARSKYAAERLGFSFEGVFRQHMVVKGQNRDTAWYSILDSEWPTVGAGFEAWLSEANQAGSGQLKGLAECRRQAL from the coding sequence ATGTCCACTTCTCTCGCCGACTGGAAGGGCGCCCCGGCGCCCACCGCGCAACTGCTTGAAGGGCGCTTTATCCGCCTGGAAAAACTCGACCCGGCCCGCCACGCCGCTCAATTGTGGCAAGCCCTCGAAGGCCCCGGTGCCGACCCCAAGTTGTGGGATTACCTGCCTTACGGCCCGTTTGCCGAGCGCGCCGCGTTTGATGCGTGGTTGAACAACCATGCGGCGAACAGCGACCCGTATTTCTTCAGCGTGGTCGACCGTGCGTCCGGCCAGGTGCAGGGCATCCTCAGCCTGATGTCCATCGTCCCGGCCCAGGGCCGTATCGAAATCGGCCATGTCACCTTCGGCGCGCCGATGCAGCGCTCACCCAAAAGCACCGAGGCGGTGTATCTCTTGGCCAAATACGCGTTCGAACAGGGCTACCGCCGCCTGGAGTGGAAGTGCAACAACGGCAATGCCCGCTCCAAGTATGCGGCTGAGCGGTTGGGGTTCAGTTTTGAAGGGGTGTTCCGCCAGCATATGGTGGTGAAGGGGCAGAACCGCGATACGGCGTGGTATTCGATCCTGGATTCGGAATGGCCGACGGTGGGTGCGGGGTTTGAGGCGTGGTTGTCGGAGGCGAACCAGGCAGGTTCCGGGCAGTTGAAGGGCCTGGCGGAGTGTCGCCGCCAGGCGCTTTAA
- a CDS encoding ABC transporter substrate-binding protein has product MKLKLLLALGLTMLAASTQAFGGATLDRVEKKKELVGVLMESYPPFSFLNEQNQLDGFDVDVAKAVAQKLGVKLRLETPSWDVIAAGRWSGRYDICICSMTPSKARAEVFDFPVEYYASPAVIVVNAKDDSIHGAKDLSGKKVGLTSASSYESYLNKNLVIEGAEDTQLQYPFENVQIAPYDTDNVAFQDLGLGAGVRLDAILTNLVTAQPRLDQDKRFKLAGAALYAEPNSVAIEKGDAQWDAKVREVFAQLKQDGTLSKLSQKWIGADISQ; this is encoded by the coding sequence TTGAAACTTAAACTGCTATTGGCCTTGGGCCTGACGATGCTTGCTGCCTCCACCCAAGCCTTTGGCGGCGCGACCCTGGACCGGGTTGAGAAGAAAAAAGAACTGGTGGGCGTGCTGATGGAAAGCTACCCGCCGTTCTCGTTCCTCAACGAGCAAAACCAGCTCGACGGCTTCGATGTCGATGTGGCCAAGGCTGTCGCGCAAAAGCTCGGTGTGAAACTACGCCTGGAAACGCCGTCGTGGGACGTGATCGCCGCCGGCCGCTGGAGCGGGCGCTATGACATCTGCATCTGCTCGATGACCCCGAGCAAGGCCCGCGCCGAAGTCTTCGACTTCCCGGTGGAGTATTACGCCTCCCCTGCCGTGATCGTGGTCAATGCCAAGGATGACAGCATCCACGGCGCCAAGGACCTGAGCGGCAAGAAAGTCGGCCTCACCAGCGCCTCCAGCTACGAGAGCTACCTGAACAAGAACCTGGTGATCGAAGGCGCCGAGGACACCCAGTTGCAGTACCCGTTCGAGAACGTGCAGATCGCCCCGTACGACACCGATAACGTCGCCTTCCAGGACCTCGGCCTGGGCGCAGGAGTGCGCCTGGATGCGATCCTGACCAACCTGGTCACGGCCCAACCGCGCCTGGACCAGGACAAACGCTTCAAACTCGCCGGCGCAGCGCTGTATGCCGAACCCAACTCGGTGGCCATCGAAAAAGGCGACGCCCAGTGGGACGCCAAGGTGCGTGAGGTGTTTGCCCAGTTGAAACAGGACGGCACCCTGAGCAAACTGTCGCAAAAATGGATCGGTGCCGATATCAGCCAATGA